One Actinoplanes missouriensis 431 DNA segment encodes these proteins:
- a CDS encoding DoxX family protein: MSSPRLAAVTWPLFRVVVGLLFACHGLAGLFGVFGGSHGTGHGVPVGAWPGWYAAVIQLVCGLLVLVGLSTRPAALLASGSMAYAYFVVHQPGGLLPIENGGVTSALYAWAFLLIAVSGAGRWSADALIAAQQDRPAEDKTAGDSTAGDRTAEDRTSVTTTSVKTRSI, from the coding sequence GTGTCGTCCCCCCGTCTCGCTGCCGTCACCTGGCCGCTGTTCCGCGTCGTCGTCGGCCTGCTGTTCGCCTGCCACGGTCTGGCCGGCCTGTTCGGCGTGTTCGGCGGCAGCCACGGCACCGGCCACGGCGTGCCCGTCGGTGCCTGGCCCGGCTGGTACGCCGCCGTGATCCAGCTGGTCTGCGGCCTGCTCGTGCTCGTCGGGCTCTCCACCCGGCCGGCCGCGCTGCTCGCCTCCGGCTCGATGGCGTACGCGTACTTCGTCGTCCACCAGCCGGGCGGGCTGCTGCCGATCGAGAACGGCGGCGTCACCTCGGCCCTGTACGCGTGGGCGTTCCTGCTGATCGCGGTCTCCGGCGCGGGCCGGTGGTCCGCCGACGCCCTGATCGCCGCCCAGCAAGACAGGCCCGCGGAAGACAAGACCGCGGGAGACAGCACCGCGGGAGACAGGACTGCGGAAGACCGGACCTCCGTGACCACGACATCGGTGAAAACGAGATCCATTTGA